The region CACTCAGGCTCTTCTCGAGATTTATTCCGGTTGAACCGTTAGTTATTAAACTCATATTAAGTTTGTTACCTTTCATGTGATGATAAAAGGAAGCCGATTGAGATCAAAGGGCTTCCCTATAAGTAATACTAAAAGTACAGAAGTTATTTCGCTAAAATAGCATTACCTTCTTCCATAATTTTGGCCACACCCTGATCAACTGAAATGATACCCATCAGGATTTCCTGAGTTGAATCTCTAAACATTTTCAGGAATTCTCCGGAGGATTTTGGGTCGGGAGGATCGATAGGACTGGAGTTCTCAGCAACAACTCCGATATAGTCAAAGACTATTTTGTTTAAATCGCTTGCCGATGCTTTGAGGGCTTCACGAACATCTGAAGGAATGGGAACACCTCTTTCCGCAGCCAGAATATCATTGGCAGCACTGTCATTTAAGAAGAAGTTCAAGTATCTTGCCGCTTCATCGGGATTTTCAGCTGAAGCTGGAATTGAGAAAAACATAGAGGGTTTCAGGAAAGTTCCCGGTCTCTTTGCATTTTTGATTTTAGGTAACAGAACCATTTTTAAGGGATTCTCTGAAACAGCCTGTGTTGATGCCAACTGATTACTCCAGATGTAATCACACCAGACATTACCTTTAGCTAGCTGACCCTCTTCTGCTGTCACAGTGACAAATGCGACTTCCGGATTCACAAGAACTCCTGCTTCGAGTAATCTGAGCTGTACATTAAAGTACTCTTTCAGAACAGTCGTATCAGTAAATCCGAGAGATTTTCCATCTTTTGCATAAGTGGAGGCACCGGTCTGTCTGATCATATTGTCAAATAGGACTTTGGGGTCTGTTGTGGAAAGGGGCATAGTCTGAACGCCGGTTTTTTCAAATATCTCAATTGCTATTTCTTCAAAATCCGCCCATGTCCAGCTGGTGAAGTCCGGTTCGGCAATTCCTGCAGCTTCGAATACAGCTGTATCGTATACAAGACTGAAAGCATTTGTTCCCAGACTTATTCCATACAGTTTTCCATCGACTCTTCCACCTGACAGGAAAGTTTCATTCACATTGCCCAGATCGATTACACCGGAATCAACATAAGGTGTTAAATCAGTTAAAATGTTTCTCTGAACAAACTGAAGCATATAAGCATAATCATGCTGCATGATATCAGGGAGACTGGCAGATGCTACCTGTGTATTTATTCTATCCCAGTAACCTCCCCAACCTGTTGTTTCTGTCTCAATGGTAACGCTGGGATTATTCGCCATATAAAGATTAGCCACAGCAATGGTTTTTTCGTCTCTTACTGG is a window of Oceanispirochaeta sp. DNA encoding:
- a CDS encoding ABC transporter substrate-binding protein, whose amino-acid sequence is MQKRNNRILLILSVMLFTFTSQVFSTGQTEAESSEGPEESYMRLAWWGNPVRDEKTIAVANLYMANNPSVTIETETTGWGGYWDRINTQVASASLPDIMQHDYAYMLQFVQRNILTDLTPYVDSGVIDLGNVNETFLSGGRVDGKLYGISLGTNAFSLVYDTAVFEAAGIAEPDFTSWTWADFEEIAIEIFEKTGVQTMPLSTTDPKVLFDNMIRQTGASTYAKDGKSLGFTDTTVLKEYFNVQLRLLEAGVLVNPEVAFVTVTAEEGQLAKGNVWCDYIWSNQLASTQAVSENPLKMVLLPKIKNAKRPGTFLKPSMFFSIPASAENPDEAARYLNFFLNDSAANDILAAERGVPIPSDVREALKASASDLNKIVFDYIGVVAENSSPIDPPDPKSSGEFLKMFRDSTQEILMGIISVDQGVAKIMEEGNAILAK